DNA from Dokdonella koreensis DS-123:
GCTGATCGGCGCGGCCCACGCCGGCTGCTTCACGATGGCCTTGTCATTGGCACTCAACAAGGCCGGCTTCACCGCCGAAAGCCTGCAGACGAAGGCGGTGGTCACACTGGAGCAGGACGCGACCGGCTTCGTGATCTCGGCCGTGGCCCTGACGCTCGAAGCCGTCGTGCCGGGCTTGGCCGACGCCCAGTTCCAGGAAATCGCGGCCGACGCCAAGGCCAATTGCCCGGTCTCGCGCGTGCTCGACACCGAGATCACGCTGCAGGCCACGCTTAGCTGAGCCAGAGCGTTCGGGACACCCATGGCAGGACGAAGAAGGCCCGCGATTGCGGGCCTTCTTTTATCGAAAAATCAGGTATCTACGGCTCGCCATTGCCCGTATATGTGCAAGGTATGGCCTTGTTCTGCCGTGTGGCCAGTTCGATATGGTGCACGCCGTCGATGGTGCGCACCGCGTAGAGCCAGCCATCGATGCATTTCACCTTGGCTTTCCGGGCGGCATCGATCGTGAAGTCAGGTTGCGACACGCCTTGCGGGAGCCGTGGGGCGTCGATCGACCGCTGTACCTCCGCGATGCCGGCGCGCACGGTTCTCGCGCTGATACGCGGCGGGATCGGCTTCGCGGAGGCTGGAGCGATCGCCGGCAGCTCGATGTGGTCGACCGTGCGCACGGTCGAGCCTGGTACGAGATAGCGCTTGACGGCCCACGTGCCTATGAGCGCCATTGCTGCGAACCAAGCCGCGAACAATGCAAACCCACGCCACGTGATCCTCACGCCGTTCCCCCGGGTCATCCGTCCCTGACACGAAGCTATAGCGGACAGGACCTGGTGGTCAACACGGTGCTTGCGCATGAGGGGAGCATGCGGTTTGTCAGCACTCTGAAGCATTGTTCCGAACGCCTTTTGCATCACGCTTCGCCGTTTTCTGCACCTGTTCGCATTAATACTTCGTGGTTTCTGAGAAGCGTTGTTCCGAAACCAGCAGCAAAAGCATCTGTTCCTCCGAACAGCTAGCGGGCCGAGCTCAACAGTACATTTGTGAACGACTGACGGTGCACCACATCCAACCGGCCGAGGTGAAAGCGGACACGTTCAAAGTTCGGGAGCATAGACATGACGTCAGCGTTCCCCCGACTTTTGATACTCGCTACTTGTTGCATCGCCAACGCTCTTGGATCCACGGCGCCTGCCTCTAAGTAGTCGATCGACAAGGTCAGGGCAGGCGGAAGTTGGAGGAGAATCTGTCGCGTTCGTTTAGCCCCGGCGGATAGTCAACAGACACTGCAAAGCTGTTG
Protein-coding regions in this window:
- a CDS encoding OsmC family protein, whose product is MKIQRSGSAQWRGGLKDGRGAISTQSGALKEYPYGFASRFEGVAGTNPEELIGAAHAGCFTMALSLALNKAGFTAESLQTKAVVTLEQDATGFVISAVALTLEAVVPGLADAQFQEIAADAKANCPVSRVLDTEITLQATLS